CGGGTCGCCGAGCAGGTAGACGAAGTTCTGCATCGGGCCGATCTCGAGCTGCTTGAAGTAGATGGGATGCCTCATCTCCGCTCCGGCTTCCGCTCCTGCGCGAGTGGCCGCTCCCAGAGGTACTCGGTCTCGCCCAGGTGGTGTCCGATCCAGCGCGAGAGGACGAAGAGCAGATCGGAGAGGCGGTTGAGATAGGCGAGGGGCCACTCGCCGACCTCCTCCTCCCGCATCAACCGGAGCACCTCGCGCTCGGCGCGCCGGCACACCGTGCGCGCCACGTGGAGGAAGGAGCTGACGCGGCCGCCGCCCGGCAGGATGAACGACTTCAGCGGCGCGAGGTCCTGGAGGCAGCGGTCGATCGTCGCCTCGAGCCCCTTCACCTCCACCCCGCTCAGGCGGAAGGCCCCGGGCGCCGCGGCCGCGAGCGGCGTCGCCAGCTCGCCCCCGAGGTCGAAGAGCTGATTCTGGAGCCGGCGCAGGATGTCGTCGAGCTCCCGGCGCGCGGCCGCGCTCGCGCCTTCCGGTCCGGTCTCGGCCTGGTTCATGGCCCGCGCGACGCCGACCGCGGCGTTCAGCTCGTCGACGGTGCCGTACGCGGTGATCCGAGGGCTGTCCTTGCGGACGCGCTCGCCGCCGACGAGGTCGGTCTCGCCGCGGTCGCCGCGGCGCGTGTAGACGCGGGTGATGCGGATCGGCACGCCGCCAGTCCTAGCGTCGCGTGAAGAGCGAGTCCACACCCGCCGGCGCAGGCTCGACCCGGGCGACGGCGAGGTTCTCCGCGACGTGCTCGCGGCTGCTCATGCCGACGAGCGCAGCGGTCACGCCCGGCGTCGAGCGGACGAACTGGAGCGCGCGCGCGGCGTGAGTCTGGAGCCCAGGCA
This Deltaproteobacteria bacterium DNA region includes the following protein-coding sequences:
- a CDS encoding cob(I)yrinic acid a,c-diamide adenosyltransferase produces the protein MRITRVYTRRGDRGETDLVGGERVRKDSPRITAYGTVDELNAAVGVARAMNQAETGPEGASAAARRELDDILRRLQNQLFDLGGELATPLAAAAPGAFRLSGVEVKGLEATIDRCLQDLAPLKSFILPGGGRVSSFLHVARTVCRRAEREVLRLMREEEVGEWPLAYLNRLSDLLFVLSRWIGHHLGETEYLWERPLAQERKPERR